Below is a genomic region from Panthera tigris isolate Pti1 chromosome E1, P.tigris_Pti1_mat1.1, whole genome shotgun sequence.
AGCGGGGTCTGGAGGAGCAGCCTGGTGAGATCCAGGAGGAGGAAAGGCTCTTGCAAGAGTTGCTGGGGGTGTACCAGGTGGATTGACCGGACCAGTTGCCTCCAGAGCCCCCCAGTGGTCACTGGAGGCTTTTTCTGCTTGTTGTCCTGGGGGCTCTGCAGGACTGTAATGAGAAGCCCACACCTGATTTCCTTCTCAGCTTGGAATTTTCAGAGCAAATAAAAGAATCGAATCTTCCTGACTTTTCCagccccttggtggctcagtattCTGAACTATGTAGATCAGCAGGATGGTCAAGGGCCTAAGAACTTGAAAGAGTTTTGCTTCCCGCCCTTCCTCTGCCAAACCTCTAGCCCATGGCCATGAGAGATGAGTGTGGGCCCAACCAGATGCTGGCTATACCAGTTAAAGCctccactcaaaaaaaaaaaaaaaaaaaaaaaaaaaaaggaaaaaccaaaatcATTAATCTTCTGTGGTAAACAAACACTGATCTCCATAGCTCTTAACAAGAATACCCCAATAAATGATTGGACATTTAATCGACAAATAATCAAAGGCTACCTCCTTTGAAGTAAGGTATTTTCCTCAGGGACTGAATTCCTGTGCAGGCTGGGCCTGGGAAAGCCCCAAGCAATCAGGTTAGGTCTGGCCAGCCTCCTAGGCTGCACATCTGGCCAGATGTGCAGGCAGGCGGGTTTTCCTCAACTCCTGGATTAACCAAAGAGAAAACCTTTCCACCAAGCACCCAGGCAGGGCCTAGAGCAGGAAGGCAGAGATTTTCCTGTTCTAGCACTTCTCATTCCGGTTTCCCCTGACCCATTCTTGAGTGAGTGCCAGCGTTCTAGAATGGGGAGAGGGCCAGGTTCTAGAATGGTTTTCCCTCACGATCCTATCTGGAACAGGAGAAGGGCATCCTGTACATCAGCTAGGAATAAATTGCCTGGCCTTTGGCCACTTTCTCTGCAGACTCTTGCTTCTCTTCCTGGCTGCCCAATCCTTTCTCACCCTGGCAGTGATTTCTAGAAGCCCAGACCTTCAGTGCCTTGGTTTTGCCCTGCCCCCTCTGACCATTGCCTCCTGCAGGCATGAACCTGGCCCACACCACGGTGCTCCTGTGGGTGTGGGGGAGTCTCCAGGCCTTTGAAATCGTGGAGAAGGAGGACATCTTTCAGAGGACCCCCTGCCCCGCTTTTCTGATATTTGACAACGCAGCCTACCTGGCAGACATGAGCTTTGAGCTTCCCTGCCGCTGCAAGCCTGAGGAGGTGTCTGCTGTAGTCTGGTACTATCAAAAGCACCTAGGGAGCAGCCACACCAAAGTGCTGACAGACTTCGACGGGCGGGTGCTGACCGAGGAAACCCAGGCGCGCGTGGGCAGTGACATGCTGGTCCGCTTCAGCATCCGCATGTTCAGCCTGTTGGTTTTCCGGGCCCAGCCCGAGGACTCGGGCTTGTATTTTTGTGGCACCCGCAAGGGGGACTACTTCTATGCCTATGATGTGGACATCCAGAGCGGTGAGGGAATGGTGGCCACCTTCAAGGACCTGGGCCAGGAGCCCTTTGCAGACGAGCACCGTGGGAGCCTCCACATCTTCACCGCCTTCTGGGAGTGGACCCCCTGCGACCGCTGTGGGGTCCGTGGGGAGCAGTGGCGCATTGGCCTCTGCTACTTGAGGAGCCCAGATCTCTCCCCACGCTACCAGAAGACGCTGCCCGATGTGGTGTCCTGTGGTTCGCAGGCCGTGCCCTGGAAGCTTCGGGCCACGGCCAGGGAGCACACGCCCGAGCTACTGGTTCAGAGCTGCGTGGTGCCCTGTGAGAAGAAGACGACCCAGCAGGGCGTGATGGCCATCTTCAGTTACGTGTCCAAAGTGGGCAGCCGGCCCTGGGTGCCTCAGGTGCCCATTCAGTTCCACCAGCAGAGGCTGGGCCACGGACTCATCATCTCCTGTCCTGGGGCCCGGCCGGAGCACGCCGTGGCCTGGGACAAGGACCGCCAGTACCTCTACCGAACGCAGTACCTGAAGGGCGTCAACAGGTCCATGAGGGTGTTCATTGACCACGGCAACCATCTCCACATCCGCTTCACCCAGCTAAGTGACCGGGGCATCTACTATTGCTGGCGGCAGGGGGTGCAGGTCGCTGGGTTCCGACTGGGTGTCACGTCTCAAGGCCGCTACCGGCCCTCATTCTCGGACCCTGAGACTCGCTCTGCCGTGGAACTGACCCTGATAGGCTACCTGTTCATCACGGCAGTCTTTGTGGCCATTCACCTCTGTCGTTGCTGCTGTTACTTATTTCGCTGTTGTCCCAACTTCTCCCCCTAGGCCCCCCTCTTCCCCAGCTCTGAAGACCAGTTGTGCTCAGATGTGTCTGTTAAATGATACCGGATGCCTCCGGGTGGGCATCCTGGGCTGGGACGTgtggcaaggggtggggggtgtggataAATCTGTTAGTTACAACCTGCTCCTTGGCAAGTGGGGAAGCCTGAGGCAGGTAGGAGACAGGGGACTGAGGCCGGTACAGAAGTGGCCAGAGTGCACGTCTTCTGACATCAtgatcagagaaggaagaagtgaacGTAATATTTATCAAACAGCCTTTTTGATGTTGGCATTATGTTTGAGgtgctttattttcttgccttcGAGGATTGCCCAGTGGGTTGAAttgggggcagcagggagaggaaaagggagccTAGTACctgtcctctttcccttcctcctcaacCTTGACCCCAGACTGGCAGGTAGAAATGTCAGGTTTAGGAATAAAGGTAAAAACTAGAATGGGGAAAAATGTAGGAGGAAAGTGGAGGTCAAAGTTAGGGCTTTCCCAGGACTGGGGGCTGGGTGAGAAGAGGGGTAGAgggatggaggggggaggggggaagggcaccAGGGCTGCCATGTGGAGCAGGATTGGAGGTGGGATTTGTCCTGTGGCTGCTGCCACAAATGGGGTTTGGGGTCTCAAGATGATCAGTAATAAGAAGCAACTTGAATCTTGTCCAAGGCtacttcctgccccctcccccagccccagcctctcctgAACAGATCAGAGTCCACTCCCGGGAAGGACATAGcaaatgtctttatttacttCAGTGACTAAAGGCTGCATGGTGCCCTCAAGGTTGAAGGTTAGCAACAGTgggtggctgggagggagggggaaagggcacCAGGTCTTAGAAAAAGGGAGGGACTCTCACTTCTCTGGCCTTAACGGGGTGAGGGGGACCCTGGAGCAGGCCCTCTCAGCCCTATTTCCGGGCACAGAGAGTCCTGTGCctgcccaccccaaccccaaTCTTCCCATGGAGCGGTGCAGGTGCTCTGGGTGGAAGTGTCTGCCCTGCACTGCCCCACCTCCAGACTGCAGGAACACAAACCAGAGCCTTTACTCTGCTCATGCCTcccattttctaaattataaaagagGGTGCTACCTACAATATGGGGATACATTTTGTATTTGATAAAAGGCGCTTGGGTTAGGGAAAAGCAGTGGGTCACTGGAGGGTGGAGAATGTCAGATATGTGGCAGTGGCTTCACTCAGCAGCCTTTGCTGGGGTCTGGAGGCAGCAGCAGCGTTGGCTTAGAGGTTGGGTGGAGGGATTATGCAGCAAGAAAGGAGCCTTTAGAACTGGGACAAGGTGTGCCCTGCCCCCGGGGCCAGCAGCCCCCCTCTCTCTTATTTCAGCATTTTCAAGAGGATGAGTCACTTCCTTGATTCCCACAACCCAGAGGCCAAGTGTAACTGGCCATCCACAACCCCCATCTCTGATGTCTAGCATCATCCCCATGGCCTCCACCatctccacctgcctcccctccagcattATGGAGGGAGGACTCCTGGGCTTGACCTCTCTGTACCCAACCTAGAGGTCAAGCAGCTCCCCTCTACTCCTTCTCAGCACCCCTTCCCTCTCCACTTACACTATAGATCCCCCAAGTCCTGAGAATCAAGCTCCCACATGCCCATGGCATGCCGACAGGGTGCCCACGTGGCAGCTCAGTGGGACTGAGACACTTGAATCATCACCCAGGAGGCCCTTCTGGGATCTGGGCAGGCCAGGTATTCTGTTTGGTGATTACTCCAGGTGGCAGGATGGCCCCACCCGCTCTCAGACTGCTCAGGGTCAGTCTAGAAGAAGAAACCTCTGTGGGAATTTCCCTTTCCTGTCCCAGGGTCTCCTTTTTCTCCAGCAGCCTGAGGACACTCAAAGGCCCACTTCCCAGGTACCCTCAGGGACCTCTGGCTCCGCCAACAGTTGCCATGACAACGGGGAGTAGGGAAATCCAGGTGATTTATTGGGGCCCCTAccttcccccccttctctccttcctcctagTTCTAACCCAAGCTGCTCACCCTTTGGGGTGAGTGCCTTGTTAGTTGGAGTTACtgggtgcagggggcagggggtgcaggCCTAGTACTGACAGAGCTTAGGGCAGCGAGCTGGCATAGAGACCGAGGGATGAGGGGAAcagctggggtgggtgggaacTCGGGTCTGGGGAAATCAGCTATCAGAGACGGGGAGAGCAATCCCATCTCCTGCTCAGGCCTCTCACACTATGGGGTAGGGGCCACCTTGGGGGTCCTGCCTCACATCACATCCTTGTGCTCCTGCTTGGACTCCTTAATGACCTGCAGGGGACAGAGAAGCGCACAGCACATTAGTTAGGGGCCCACACAGACATCAGGCCCACTACCACTAGGCtatgtgaccttagacaagtccccagctttcctgggtctttcTTTTCTATGCTGGGAACCAGAATTCTCCCATGCAGTTGTCAGGAAATGAGGTAACACCTGGAAGCACttagcaccatgcctggcacatggtggccTGGTATGGTAAGATTAGCCAGTACTGTTGCTGGCGTGATGGCAAGGCGGTTATGCCAAatcccctcttccctttcctttggcGGGTTCCTTTTATCAAGCTGGAAACTGAAAGATGGGAGTGAAAACTGctaactttaattttcttcttctctcccccagGCCTGGTGCTGGGGGCATCTGAGTCAGGGTGAGACGGGGGAAGACCCGTCAGTGCCtaggcacccaggctccctagAACTGCCAGTGGAAGGGATAGGGAACTGAATTACATCCAggttccttcccctcttccagaGCCTCCCTGGGAAGCTTTTCCGAGTGATTGAGAACCTTCTCTGTGCCAGTTCAGGCTTTTTTCCAAAGCCTGGCTTCGAAAATTCCTGGAGGCAGCCAGAACCTGATGGGGCCAGAATCTCAGGTCTGCCCTCCTTACCTCTCCATCCCGCATCTCCACGGTCTTTACCACAATGTTCCTCTTAAGGTGGCCTTCTGACACGGACTTGGTGTCCAGGCTGGTTTCTGCAGACATGGGGACAAGAGGCCTGTGGGCTCTTGGGTCACTAGacattttcccccacccccaacttctcTATGAAACCCACAATCATGAGGATTGAGTATGAAAGTCTATCCCAACCAGGCAGAGAGGGCCTAGGatccttcattattattattttttaaattttatgttattattttttaatgtgaaatttattgtcaaattggtttccatacaacaccccgtgctcatcccaacaggtgcgttcctcaaatattatttttattttagagagaggaggagagagcgcaagccagggagaggggcagagggggagagagagggagagagagagagagagggagagagagagagaaatgcaaggcaggctccaggctcagtgtggagcccaatgcggaggttgatcccatgaccctgggatcattacctgagctgaaatcaagagtgggacgctcaactgactgagccacccaggtgccccgggccTAGGCTTTTTCAAAGGGGATGAAGACCCCCAAAGTCCCCATGGTGCTAAGCAAGGCCTGGCTGCTCCATCCAGTGCTCTGCTCACTTTCCTGGCCTGGCTGCATTTCAGTCCCTCTGCAAGCCGTCACCTGGCACCTGGCTTTCTGACCACCCAGCACTGTGCCAAGGAAGGAGCACATGAGCTTTGAAATCAGGCAGGCCAGACCTCAAGTCCCAGCTCAGCCACAAGACTGTGGGCAAGTTAATTTACCtcttccagcctcagtttcctaatctgcaaaatggggatgatggggTCTACTTCTCTAGGTGGGAATGAGGAGTCCTTTAACTGAAATAATGTATGTTAAGTGACTAGCATGTTGTTAGTGCTCAATAATCGTGGGTCCCTTTCCCGTTCCTGttcccctcttcttcttccctctgctAATTCTCTGGGCCCTACTGACCCTTTACTGTTTGGCACCTGGCAATATTACCTCGACGACCCACTCTGCCTGGTTAAACTTCTGATACTGAACTAAGCCCTGGGAGATACACATATCTAGTGTTCCTAAATTTGTGgagcagaagatttttttttccttagacaAGAATCATTTGAGGCCCACTTACAAGTAAGAAGTCATttaggtccccccccccccagagaggAAAATGTAACATGTCacactaatatttaaaattaagagcAGGGAGCATAAAACTTTATCCACTACGAGAGCAGAAGTCCAGGGGGAAATGATCCTTTGGGCTGAATCAGCACTGAGCTGAGCTATGGAGCCTTGGGGACAGACGAATCAAGCAGAGAACCTGGCCATTGGGCACAGCAAGACCCTAGGGGCCTCCCGATGATGGggaagaggaaaggcagaggTTGGCGTTTGTTCAGAGGCCCCAGAGCATCTCATCTGAGCACCAGAGGACATATCACTTTGAACACCAGCCAGCTCTGCTAGTTTAACCTacatttactctgtgccaggtcctGGGCTGGGCACTGAGGTTGCTGGGAAAATGACACAAGCTTGGCCCTTTAGGGGAAAACCTGGGAGGAGGAAGCCCGAGAGGGCAGGGAAAATGGGCTTGGTGAGGCTCGTTCCCCGACAAGCTGAGAAAAGCACTGTGTCTGAGAGGCAGGCTGCTAACCGAGAGCCGGCGGGGCTCCATTTACAATCTGGTGAGCCTGTATTGGTATAACTTGTATTGTGAGCCTTTTGAGATGTCTTGTGACCTTGTGACTTTCCCCTTCTTTGGTGCTTTTGCCCCCTGTAGTGAcaagcagttaaaaaaacaaaaacataaacataaaacactGAGATGGGCAGAGCTTGCTCAGGGATCTGCGGATAGGACAGAGGTTGAGACCTTCACCCGGTTCTGCTATAGGATGGGGCGCAGGGTTAGGGAGCAGGACACAGGGCAGAGCAGGACAGGAGCAGCTGCGGGCCCCACCTGGAATGCCCTGGGATACTGTGTTCTGGCTGAAAGCTCTGTGGTGAATTATGAAGGCCCCCTGGGCCCCTTTGCCCTGGTCCTTGGCCCCACGCCAGAGCAGCAGCCCACACGGGGCAGGAAGCGGGAATCCAACACCCTGCCCACAGGGCCCTGCTCTACTGACCTCGGATCTGCAGGTTGGAGAAGGTCTGCACGGGAATAGTGATGCTGAAAGACAGCAAAGGGAGAAGAGTGACTGGGCTGCCCAAGGTCATCCCCAGGTCAGGTCCCGGTCCAGGGTTATCGTGACAGCCTGAGGCCCTTCTCCTTGCCAGGAAAGGCTGAGCCCATCCCCTGGCTTTCCCCAGCAGCCAACATGCTCTCTGGGGCTGCAAGAGTCTGCAGGGGGCTGGGGTATTGTCTGGGAGGGGAACATGTCTTTTGGAAGGACAGTGCAGGCCCAGAAGAtggcagaagggaggaggaagtggcGAAGAAAGTTCCGAGGAGGCAAAAGAGGTCAGTTGAGGGAAAAGAAGTTCAGTCTTcattgggagggtggggagcgAGCCTTTTAGTTTGGGGGGTGACCCAAGTCCTTGCCCTGGGATCTCATGGATTGAAttgaatccattcattcattcattcaccaaacatttatggaatataACTGTGTGTTAGGCCAGCACTGTGCTGGGTACGGGGATAGGAGGGGCTTGGACGCAGGCTGTATAAGGCAGTCCCTGAAAGGAGCAAGGAgagaccagggaggggcagcagggaggatTGACTCCCTAGGGCTCACCGGTTCTCCTCGCCCTCCAGCAGCTTCCTGTAGGTGGCGATCTCGATGTCCAGGGCCAGCTTGACGTTCAGCAGGTCCTGGTACTCCTGCAGATGCCGTGCCATCTCGTCTTTgaggctctgcccctcctcctccagccggGTCAGTGCCTCCTGGTAACTTGCCGCCTCCCGCGCGTGGCGCTCATCCTGCTCCCGCATCTGCCTCTCCAAGGACTCGTTCTGTGGGTGGAGCGGGCTGGTGCCTCGGGGTAGAGTcacaccacccccacccatccCAACCAggacccctgccctgcctctgcccgccgcccccccctcccGGCCAAGTAACTTTTCAGAGCCCCAGCCCTCAGTCCTGGTGCCCGCCCCGGGCCCTTCTCTCCAGGCTGCAAGGCTGCAAGGGTTGCAGGTCCCCCCTCCGGCTTGCCCACACCCGCTGAGGCCCCGCGCTCACTGTGCCGCGCAAGGACTCCAGGTCGCAGGTCAAGGCCTGTAGCTGGCGCCGGTAGTCATTGGCCTCGTGCTTGGCCTGGCGGAGCAGCTCAGCGTTGCGCGCTGCGGCGTCGGTCAGGTCTGCAAACTAGTGgggagaggatcctaagcggAGGCGCAGCTGGGCTGCACGTCTGGGGCGCACGTCTGGGCAGGTGGGAAGGCATGGTCTCTGGGAAATCAGGGAGATGGGCAGGACCCCAGGCTTGGTGTCCAGGTCTCCCCCAGGACTTTGGCTCTGGGTGGGATTATTCCCATAGACggagacccagggagggagggcacaCAACGCCCTGTAGGTCTCCCTCACTGAGCACAGTGCTTGGGCAGGGGACGACTGAACAGATGGTATTTGCCACAGAATCCAGAATCTCCTGGGTTGGCAGCTCTATCCAGGAGCCTGAACCCTGTCCTCCTCTGCTGTGGACAGGGGGTTCTGGTGAGCAGAACCCCGGGTTCTAATAGCCCTCTCTCCCCCCAACTTGGAGTGAAGCTCTCATGGCTCCATCAGGCCTTGACCTGCCCAGAACCATCACTGGCTTCTGCCACTGATACTCCTCAGCCTGGACCCTGGGCTAGCATCCCCGGGCCACTGCCCCTCCGTGCTTTCTTGCACTCAGAAagccccttccctcttctcttcaggTCCTTAGGCTGCCAGTCTTGCCGAGCCCAAATGCCCTCCCTTCGACAATATCCACCCACCCGCATATAAACTCTGCCCAGCAGTGTTCTCTCTAGACACCATATTTGGGTGCACATCATATCTCCCTGGTCGAACATGTCTCTGTGTCCTGGGCGGTGCTGACAGGCAGTGGATGCTCAGTAACCCAGGACACAGCAGAGGCATCAAGAATGAAGGCTCCCAAGGGCAATGGCTAGGGTTAGACACCCAGTTCTACCATTTAGGAACCGTGTGACTTCGGGCAAATTAGTTAACCTCTCTGGACTCCAATTCTCTCATCTGTCAAAGAATAGTACCTTCTTCATAGTGAGTAAGATAATGCCTGcaaagcacagggcctggcacacaacaATGTTGGCTAGCAAGAACAGTAGCAGGAacagtaataatgataattaacAGTCATGATAAGTACTTGTTGGAAGTTATGACACCTGTGTGGCCCTGGGGAAGCCACCTCACGTCTCTGGTGAAGGTCAATCACCCGAAGAGGATCCTCTCCCAGCCTTCTCTACCCCATTCCCCCATTCTTTTGTATGGAGccaggagggctgcctggaggaggcaggctgGCCCACAGTCAGGGCTACCTTGGACCGATACCACTCCTCTGCCTCATGCATGTTGCTGGCCGCCATTGCCTCGTACTGCGTGCGGATCTCTCTCAGGGCTGCCGTGAGGTCCGGCTTGGCCACGTCCATCTCCACATGGATCTGCTGCCGGGCCAGCTGCTCCTGAAGTTCCTGCACCTCCTGGCCAGGATGAGAGAAGGGATGCCAGGGCTTGGGCCCAGGCCGCAGCTGGGGTTTCCCCACAATGCTATGCCCTTGTCTGCCTGCCCCGTGGACCCTGACATTGGCTAAGGGAAATGGGACAGTCCTAGTTAGAGGCAGTGGCATGGCACGGGCTAGGTGAGGCAGAGGGTCATTTGGGAGCCTCATGGTCCTCCCAGGTTTGGCCAGGCAGGAGCACTGCGAGTGTGCCTGTGGGTTTCCAGGTTCCATAGAGTCGTGGATTCCTAATCCGTAATCTGAAGTCAGCGCTCAGTGGTGTCTTTTAAAAACGAATAGCTTTCACTTAAATGGAGACAGGTGGCAGTGGGGGTGATGTCAGAGAGACTGACTGTGTGACCTCAGCAAGTtctttcacctctctgggcttcggTCTCCTCCTCTGTGAGAAGGAGACAGTACTGGAAGGGTTTCTACCTCACGGGGCTgtagtgaaataaaaaatgagagacaCAAGGCCTGTTATAATTCTCAGCAAGTGGGGTGAGTGTGTGAGAATCTTACCAGGGGCTGAGGATGCTctgttgtctctgtctccctcagcctctctgtctctctgtctctctctctctctttctctctcacttttgttCTGTCTGTCTTTGTGTATTTCTCaatctcaccctctctgtctccgtcGGCTTCAACCTCTGTGTTGGCCTTACCTCCTCATGGATCTTCCTCAAAAACCGGATTTCCTCCTCCAGAGATTCAATCTTCCTCTCCAGATCCAGACGGGCTAGGGTGGCTTCATCTGCCTCCTGGAGTAGGGAGGGTGCAAAAGGCTGCTGGGACCCCAGactcctcttccccactccctcgCCTTGTCTGATCCCACCTTCTGTGGCTGGGGAGAGCAGCACATTGCTCTGGAGGGCTGGGCTTGGGGGCTGTGCTTGGGCGAGCTGCCCTCAACCCCTTAcccccctcccttgcccctcccacccccctgacCTGTCGATAGGTGGCCAGGTTGTTTTCGGCCTCCAGCCTCAGGTTGGTTTCATCCTGGAGCCTGGGGTAAGGGGACACATTCCTGGGTCCAGGCTCTTCTGAGGATCTTGGACCCCTGCCCCAGTCTCCCTGGAGGTGGCTGCCAGAGAgaccctccaccccctccccccacccccaggaccagTGGAATGGCGAGAGAAGCGAGGGACAGAGGGTCCTAGACAGAGCCTTGACCAGGAGGGTGAGCAGACAAGGGACTTTGCTTTAACTCATTACTGAGGTGCCTTATCGAGGTTGGTGCACCTGCTCCTGCTCACACAGGCCCCTCTGCCGGCGCACACTCACTGTCGCATGCACAAACACACTCATCCTCCTGCACTTGAGGGCACACACGCACGCCCTGCCAGCTCAGCAAAACACCGTGTCCCTGGGGTTTCCTCTGACTTTTGGAAATGAGTTTTATTAGAATCTCTGCTTCACAGCTCTGCAAGCTGAAGTGGCCTGACCAGGGTCATAAGCAGGTGACAGGCAGCATC
It encodes:
- the FAM187A gene encoding Ig-like V-type domain-containing protein FAM187A, whose translation is MNLAHTTVLLWVWGSLQAFEIVEKEDIFQRTPCPAFLIFDNAAYLADMSFELPCRCKPEEVSAVVWYYQKHLGSSHTKVLTDFDGRVLTEETQARVGSDMLVRFSIRMFSLLVFRAQPEDSGLYFCGTRKGDYFYAYDVDIQSGEGMVATFKDLGQEPFADEHRGSLHIFTAFWEWTPCDRCGVRGEQWRIGLCYLRSPDLSPRYQKTLPDVVSCGSQAVPWKLRATAREHTPELLVQSCVVPCEKKTTQQGVMAIFSYVSKVGSRPWVPQVPIQFHQQRLGHGLIISCPGARPEHAVAWDKDRQYLYRTQYLKGVNRSMRVFIDHGNHLHIRFTQLSDRGIYYCWRQGVQVAGFRLGVTSQGRYRPSFSDPETRSAVELTLIGYLFITAVFVAIHLCRCCCYLFRCCPNFSP
- the LOC102954891 gene encoding glial fibrillary acidic protein isoform X2, producing MERRRVTSAARRSYVSSSEMVGGALASGRRLGPGTRVSLARMPLPLPARVDFSLAGALNTGFKETRASERAEMMELNDRFASYIEKVRFLEQQNKALAAELNQLRAKEPTKLADVYQAELRELRFRLDQLTANSARLEVERDNLAQDLGTLRQKLQDETNLRLEAENNLATYRQEADEATLARLDLERKIESLEEEIRFLRKIHEEEVQELQEQLARQQIHVEMDVAKPDLTAALREIRTQYEAMAASNMHEAEEWYRSKFADLTDAAARNAELLRQAKHEANDYRRQLQALTCDLESLRGTNESLERQMREQDERHAREAASYQEALTRLEEEGQSLKDEMARHLQEYQDLLNVKLALDIEIATYRKLLEGEENRITIPVQTFSNLQIRGGKSTKEGESHKVTRHLKRLTIQVIPIQAHQIVNGAPPALETSLDTKSVSEGHLKRNIVVKTVEMRDGEVIKESKQEHKDVM
- the LOC102954891 gene encoding glial fibrillary acidic protein isoform X1, with product MERRRVTSAARRSYVSSSEMVGGALASGRRLGPGTRVSLARMPLPLPARVDFSLAGALNTGFKETRASERAEMMELNDRFASYIEKVRFLEQQNKALAAELNQLRAKEPTKLADVYQAELRELRFRLDQLTANSARLEVERDNLAQDLGTLRQKLQDETNLRLEAENNLATYRQEADEATLARLDLERKIESLEEEIRFLRKIHEEEVQELQEQLARQQIHVEMDVAKPDLTAALREIRTQYEAMAASNMHEAEEWYRSKFADLTDAAARNAELLRQAKHEANDYRRQLQALTCDLESLRGTNESLERQMREQDERHAREAASYQEALTRLEEEGQSLKDEMARHLQEYQDLLNVKLALDIEIATYRKLLEGEENRITIPVQTFSNLQIRETSLDTKSVSEGHLKRNIVVKTVEMRDGEVIKESKQEHKDVM